The sequence GACACATGTCAATTCAGTAATTTCTCTCCTCAGATATCTAGCAGAATCTGTTTGGCAGACGTGTTGAGGGGTGTGTAAGAACAAAATTTTCCTTCAGGTTTTCTATTCGGACGACGATCCCGGGAGCCACGATTGTTCGATCCTTTACTTGGTGCCTAAGGTTCCTCGTTCCTTAGCCTCTTTCCTTTTCCAGCTGGGTCTGCCACCTGGATATTCTTGCGGGTACTGGAAAACTCCTCCGCATGGGCGTACTTCTGAGCTCTGGTGACAAGCTCAGCTAACGTCTGTGGAGGATTCTTCCCAATGGAGAAAGCGAATTTTCCTTCTTTCAGATCGCTGAATACTGCGGCGAGTGTCATCTTTTCATTGTAGTCTTCTACCTGCAATGCCTCTTCATTGAAATGGGCAATGTAGTCTTTTAATGACTCCTTTGACTCTTGCTTGACAGTGAACAGGTCGATATTGGGCTTCCAACTCTTCTTACcgcttatgaattgggtaaggaatgaTTGGCTGAGTTCAGCAAATGAACCAATGGAGACGGGTTTGAGTTGGCGATACCAGTTTCGAGCGGATCCCGTCAGTGTGATCGAGAACCCTCTACACATCATTGCATCCGTCACTGTCTGGATCTGCATCCATGAGCGATCAACTTCCACGTGCTCAGATGGGTCTCTAGACCCAGAAtattggatgacgggaggtatccgGAACCTCTAGGGCATCACCTCGTTCATAATTTCTGAGGTGAAcagaggctcggtctcttccatcatcgcctgaaCAGCAGCGGGAACTGACATCAGTTGCTGCTTCTTTTCCAGTGTCAGGATCTTATTGTTGAGTTCTGCGAACCGTGTTTCCCAAGGATCTTTGTTTTCCGCCACCATCTCCTGGACGTCTTGCAGTTAGGGAGTTTTCCTCCCCTTTCTCCTTTCCAACTCATGACGAAGGTCCGTCGGTGCTAAAGCCAAGGTGACAGAAACATTCGTCGGAGCACAAGTCGTTATGTTCCTGGCTGGAACTCGCGCTTGTGTTGGGGGAGGGTTCTGAGCTGAAACTGGCACCCGAGCGGATCGATGTTAAGATCCTTCAGGCCTTACACTCCTCGGCGCGAAGTGGGTATGCACTACTAGCCCAACAGTTTTTGGAACAGGATCTCCCTGCTCGGGACGTGGTTGCAGCTCCTTCTGCTACTTCATTCGATTTATCTCATTACGTAGGGCTTATATCTCGTTTTGTATAACGTGATACTTGCTAGCCCAATTGCGAGAGCGTTGAGAAGGTTCTGAAGCTGACTCGGCATGAAGTAAAGAAGAAGAACTGGTCTGCTCTGGTTCCGCAACTACCGCTTTCTTCTTTCCCCTCGCCATAGTGCTTATGAGGACCTGACTTTTCGTATCAGGTTCCTACAGACAGCGTCAAAAAATGTTGATGTTAAAATCTGGTCGGCTCTCCCCTCAGTCTCACGGGCTCCAAGTCACCACTGCACCTTGAGCTTGCACACTAACAatgaacaaaggagaccctggctaagccgggggaccttccgatgcctaagtcaggtcacaggaatctaggtctaagtcgAAGAGTACAGCGAGAGCACAAGATGTTGCATACCTGTAGTAATGGGGGTTGCATTATATTTATACCTGATGTTGGGCGGTCTaagtccgttaatctcggcacgatcagTGGGATTTCCAGATCGTGGGGATACTGCTTGTAATCTAGAGATAGTGTGGTGCGTCGTGCGTATCTACGAGCGAGGTTATCGATCACGTTTGCTCAAGGCAGTTTCTCTATTTAGCACATAAGACACCCACCTTCTGATATGGCCTTGACTCGGGCCCTCTGGTTGATGAGGCTTCCGACAGGATGTTTGTAAGCCTTCTCTTTTAATTTGCTGAATGAAGACTATATCCCAAGTTCGGGCCGAGCCCCCAGCTTGAGCTAGTGAACTTGGCCTTTTGCCTGTCGGACGTTCCGGGAGTTCTTTCTGAGGTCCGGGGCGAGGCGTCGGACCTACCTTGTCAAGTCGTCGGAGAGCTACACCTCCTATTTTGGCCTCAGATCGTCCTGAGCCGATCCGTTCATTGGCCTTGGAGTTGGAGCAACTTTGTGATTTATTGATGAATCCTTAAGTCCTGTGTCATCCTGGATATTCGTACGTCCAATCAGATCAATATGATGTCAGCCCGGGGGATTATATGGGGcttggatcttcccataacaactATCTCAATGGGTTGGTCTGAGACCTACAATGTGTTGTACTATTGCTGATTATGATCAATTAGGAGATGATTGTTGGAGTAAGTAATTGTTTATATGTCTTCTTTTGCTCTCCAAATTCACAGACCGATTTGAAACTGGAATTTGATATTGTGTCGTAGTTGCTGACTAACTGTCATTCGGTGTGTTGTACAAGAAATAAGCGTAACATGGAAGGACATGGCTAGACAAAAGAGGAAATGACTGCTTTTGGAACTACACTTGTTGCAGCAACAACAATTATTGCGGTGGGATAATATTGCATCAATTATTTATTTAGGACACCCTCAAGATTTGGAGACTATGAAAGAAGCAGGATAGTAAATGGGATAATTAGAGAGGGCGAGCAAGTGTGTGTTGCTCAACTCAAAATGAACAAGGCCACATTCTTCAACCTATGCTCCCTTCTCAGGGATAGAAATATGCTTCCTGACGGGAAACATGTTTCTATGGAAGAACAActggtcattttccttcatacaGTAGGCCATAATGTGAGAAACCGTGTAATTAGAAATCGATTTATAAGGTCGGGAGAAACGGTTAGCTGTTAGTTTATAAAAGCTCTGGATGTTGTTGTCGGACTATATCTCGATTTTGTAAAACTCCCAAGTGCAGAAACACCTCCCAAGATTTTATCCAGTCCAAAATGGAGCAGGTATTTTCAGGTAAGCTTAATTGTCATCACCGTTTGCAACAACCCTTCATACTGTAAACTTTTTTTACTATTTCTTTGCTGATAATACATGTTGAATTTAGGATTGTATTGGTGCAATTGATGGCACCCATGTACTCACCTATGTGTTTGCATTAGAAAGTGCAACCTACCGTAATAGGAAAGGGATCCTCTCTCAAAATGTAATGGCCGCATGTACATTTGATATGAAGTTCATATATGTGCTCCCCGGATGGGAAGGATCTGCCTCTGACGCACGCGTCTTAAAGAGTGCATTAACACATACCACTGATCGTTTTACTATCCCCAAGGGTACTttgaatataaatatattatggaACATCTTCATAAGATGATTTTAAATTTCATTTATCATGATATATACTCATAATTAATTGTAGGTAAATACTATGTAGTTAGTAATGACCGAGCGACTGGATTGTGTGCTTCCACAGGAAACATGCATAACACTCCGCCTTCGAGAAGGTCCAAGGATCTTGAGACTTCACCAACACCGTCGGTTGATCTACATGACGATACTCTCGTATTATTCAATAACGATGTAGGGGACAGTGTGCCTAACATCCACTGGTCATATGAAAGCCGTGATGGTAATCATATTGCAAACCGAAGTCCGTCTGTGAATGGGAACAACTCCCTCAACACAGGAAGCACAACCAGTTCAAGGAAGTGAGTTAGGATGATTCGCCCTTGTGATATCATAGGCAAAGGGATGAGTGAAGTTATTGATGCCGTGAAATCACTAGCTATTACGATACAACAAGAGAAGGACATGGTACGTATGTTGCAGGTTGTACCAGCTTTAGAGCAGATTAAGGGCCTTACAGGTCATGAGATCATACACGCTACAAAGATACTATCGAAAGATGAACAATAATCTGCTTCATTCATTTCTCTCCTTGAGCATAGAAGGTTGGAGTTTGTGTTGATCCTGCTTGCTCCAGATCAGTCGTTCGATTGAGCATAATCCCTTGAAGTTGATCGCCATGCTCGTTGTTTTGATTAGTTGGACCGCCAATAATTTTTTGGACTTAACTTTTTCTGGTTACACATGTAAGTTGTGTTCACTAGCTGGATGAATATGGGTTAATTTGGATCAtatttttttgtgtgtttttttttttggattgtgaTCTGTATTTAATGATATATCCATCGATGTCTATTAACCTGCATTACCTGTTTAAATCTAATGCTATTTTCATTTTAACATTTTAACTATCCTGTTCATATTTGCAACGTGTATAGTGTAAATACACATATTTAACAGTTTCACTCATCACTTCAGGTATGCTCTAACAATCGTTATAGCTGCATTAATTTCATGTGCTTATATAGATATAGTATTGTTTCACCTAATATGTTCAATTATTTGTGGAAATAGATTGACGTTGATGATAATATTTCGTTATCTTCATATGAGTAAAAAGATGTACGTTGTTTTCAAAGGTCATCGGCCCGGAATCTATTACACGTGGGAGGTGTGCCGTCAACAAGTTGAAGGATATTCTTCAGCGATCTTCCGTGGCTACAAATCGGCGTCTGAGGCATTTACTCAATGGATAGCTTTCTGCGATGTGTCAGCTCAACAGAATACAGGAGTGGGTGAGGTGACAATGGATTATGACGACATGTTCTCGATGCATGGACCATGTTGCGCTGCCGGTTGTAGCAACGATCCTATAGGGAGCTCCAGATCAGCATCATATGAATGTCAGAACAGTGCCAGGCACGGGACAGAGGGAGGTGGGGTTGAAGAAACGCCACATGGACTGGAGGCATTGATACGAATAATAATCGGTTGCTTGATTATTATCCTCGCTATTCATCTTTTCCCGTGCCGCTACTAGGTTGTTTTTGTTTCGTTTTTATGGACGTTTTGGGATATGTTTTTAAACAATGACTTATAACTCTTTTGTAGTGTCATGAACTATGATTAAACGGAGGGTTAATGTTTAAATTCTGGACTTGTCATTTGCCTGGTTAGCACTGATATATCTGAATCCATGTTTGTCTGTGTACATGGTAGACTATAAACGTCACTGACATCTCCTGGACATCAGTGTACTATATTTATGAAAGGCCCATTTACATCACAGGCTGACAGTCGATGGTCAATTGCTATATTAGGGAGAACAGGTAAGCTCTTATGTTGgtgcttttcttccactaatagTGGCCATACAGTTTCCGTTGTTGATATGTCAAGAGTGATCCATGCGTCCATTTACAACAGGTCCACTACATAGAGCTGGAATACATTTTGGTGCATTTCGGTTTATGTTGTGGACCAGACAACATGAAGAAAGATCATCATTTGCTATATCCTAAATTGACGCCTAGTACAATGGCATGTGGACCAAACAATATGCCTGGAAGAATTCCTTGTGAGATTATCCCACGTTCATACCTACACAGAAGACCCCCACTGATTAAAAAGAACATCGTACCAAGAGGTTGGTACGATTGTATCAACGAAATGAAGGATAACACCCCCACTGATGAAAAAAAAACATCGTACCAAGAGGTTGGTACGATTGTATCAACGAAATGAAGGATAACACCCCCACTGATGAAAAAAAACATCGTACCAAGAGGTTGGTACGATTGTATCAACGAAATGAAGGATAACAGTAGAGAAAGATTAGGTCCCACTGGACATTGACCGGAGTCCACCGATGGGCGATCATTGATGCACATTATATATTCAATGCAGCTGTAAAAATCAAACAGCTGATTGCCGTTGTTGTATAGCTGATATGGTGGACACCATAAGAGAAAAATGGGGTTGATTTGACTACTACAGTGTATACCCAAACACGCGACTACTATATTGCCTGCTAATACACCCTCAAAGTTTCGGAAAACAAGCATGATAAAGCAGAATACCGGTATTATGCCAATAATTGATAATACATGTACAGAAGTAATTATGATGTCTTTACAACCAACTaccgttgtaattggaaaaccaaacaggcccttaggtaaAGTTGATCAGGAAAGTGGGGCTTATACTTAAAAGCATGCAACTCCGTACGTTGTAAAGAGGAAAGCGTGCTAACATCCAACCGGTTGAACGGTGCGTTGCAGCAGCAAGCACCCTTCTGATGGTGGGAAGAACGTTGAACGGTGTATGACTCCTTTAATCTCACGCGGATTGAGTGATAACCCCACCTGCCCCACTCGGCATATGGAGGGGCACTGTGATGTAAAGGGTtttttccacgccgtccatccattttaccacataTCATTCTATGGTAtaaacccaaaattgaggcagatccaaggctcaagtggaccacacagttgggATTGcaggcctaccgttgaaaacttcctggggggcAATACAAGTCTTCGATCACGTTGATATTTGTTTacctttatgaacaggttagatggcaaataaaacttcaagttgggccctaggaagggtttcaactgtggatgatGGATGATAAaagccaaaaatggatggactgtgtggataaaaccctaACATCATGGGTGTGGATGGAGGGTAGAGTACCCAATCCGCATCCAATAGCAAGGgcaggccattcatcattggccgAGGCCTAGACTGGATTGACCCACTGGGCCTAGACCTCAAGCTGCCACACCCGccgccacccccccccccccggcggACCAATTTAAAAGTATGGGCCTTTGCCACCCCTAAGATCCTCTTTTGCTTGAGACCCTGAAGCAGCTGCCATATAAGTTCTCTGAGGCCATTTTCACAAAGAAGAGACTTTAATTGGCCAGTCATAGCACACGACCTAGGCTACCTTTCAGTTggcaatcatcaggtgggccacacatggaaaAATGATAATCATGGGTCTACATTCAAAACATGTGAGTCAACTAAGTAAAAAGCATGCCCATAGTGGCCCAAGTGATAGATGGCCCTGATAAGAGCAGAAAAAGAAACTTTTGTACAAGAACCGTTGGAAATGTAAGCACTTCTTAAATTACATGCAAAAGGTGAGAGGAGTTAACTACTGAAAACATGATTCAGATACAACATCAACaagtagaagaaaagaaaagatgtgAAAACAGCAAAAGATTAAAAGTCTCGGAGTTATAAATGGCCCAGAAAAACAAGAAGCCTCTTTCACTGCACTTGAAGAACATACCCAAAGCCGATTTTGACATGTCCTGATTACCTCTTTCGCTTGGCGGGTCCCGAACCCCGCCCAGCCTTCTCTGCCGACTTAGAACCTCTAGATTTGCTTGCCGGCGTCTTCTTTGCACTTGTACTCCCACTGTTTTTCAAGTCCAGATGCACTTGAATACCTACAAAATTATAGAATAAAATTAGATTATTTAGCAAAGACAAGAAAGTGGCAAAGCATTCATGGATACAGTCACAGAAAAGTAGAA is a genomic window of Magnolia sinica isolate HGM2019 chromosome 15, MsV1, whole genome shotgun sequence containing:
- the LOC131226963 gene encoding uncharacterized protein LOC131226963 — encoded protein: MVAENKDPWETRFAELNNKILTLEKKQQLMSVPAAVQAMMEETEPLFTSEIMNEIQTVTDAMMCRGFSITLTGSARNWYRQLKPVSIGSFAELSQSFLTQFISGKKSWKPNIDLFTVKQESKESLKDYIAHFNEEALQVEDYNEKMTLAAVFSDLKEGKFAFSIGKNPPQTLAELVTRAQKYAHAEEFSSTRKNIQVADPAGKGKRLRNEEP